Proteins encoded together in one Triticum dicoccoides isolate Atlit2015 ecotype Zavitan chromosome 7B, WEW_v2.0, whole genome shotgun sequence window:
- the LOC119338257 gene encoding uncharacterized protein LOC119338257: METHPNFHASPFDGSVENTEFKFSSLYLHHIFSGSNPTQANIIVGDATTKLGRTSVHDWAIYDGVGTDAKLVGRAQGLHINAGSWHNTFTIRFEIERFKKSTLQVMGESVAQEGEWAIAGGTGELAMACGVIHKTWHQETDGGTIIQLNIHGFCRMKLPILTKSGPWGGKEGSAVGMEKPSKIASIAIHYQERIDSFEYNYFDQYGNSRYTNIWGTKSPNRAEIVLGPEEIVTAMSGTVIEHNNINVIQTLKFTTNERTYGPYGNTENIQGGTVHNFSAVMPNGQAIVGFFGHTDMTCLNGIGVYVA; this comes from the exons ATGGAAACTCACCCCAACTTCCATGCTAGTCCATTCGATGGGTCCGTGGAAAACACTGAGTTTAAGTTCAGTAGCTTGTACCTGCACCACATTTTCAGTGGATCAAACCCAACCCAAGCAAACATCATAGTTGGAGATGCTACCACTAAGTTGGGCAGGACATCAGTTCACGACTGGGCCATATATGATGGGGTTGGCACCGACGCCAAGCTAgtgggccgtgcacaagggctgcaTATCAACGCTGGTAGTTGGCACAATACGTTCACCATTCGATTCGAGATTGAAAG GTTCAAGAAGAGCACACTTCAGGTAATGGGAGAATCTGTAGCCCAAGAAGGTGAGTGGGCTATTGCCGGTGGGACAGGTGAACTCGCAATGGCATGTGGTGTTATACACAAAACATGGCATCAGGAAACAGATGGTGGTACCATAATCCAACTTAACATCCATGGATTCTGCCGCATGAAG CTACCCATTCTCACAAAGAGTGGCCCCTGGGGTGGCAAGGAGGGTTCTGCTGTTGGCATGGAAAAACCCTCCAAGATTGCAAGTATCGCCATCCACTATCAAGAAAGAATTGATTCATTTGAATATAATTACTTTGACCAATATGGCAACAGCCGTTACACAAATATTTGGGGCACTAAGAGTCCCAATCGCGCAGAG ATTGTGTTGGGCCCTGAAGAAATTGTGACCGCAATGTCTGGAACTGTTATCGAACATAATAATATCAATGTTATACAGACACTGAAGTTTACCACTAACGAAAGAACATACGGACCTTATGGAAATACTGAAAATATACAAGGTGGTACAGTACACAATTTCAGCGCTGTGATGCCAAATGGTCAAGCAATTGTTGGCTTCTTTGGGCATACTGATATGACATGCTTGAATGGAATAGGTGTTTACGTAGCCTAG